In Limisalsivibrio acetivorans, one genomic interval encodes:
- a CDS encoding polyprenyl synthetase family protein: protein MSEDFNLKGYINFWADKVGEFLQEYVQTKEIFASGLVKSMKYSLFAGGKRMRPAIIYSSYGIFDSYFDKITPYAAAVEMLHTYSLVHDDLPAMDDDDFRRGKPTNHKVFGEATAILAGDALLTKAFETMLDKELNPEVEDKLMVEAAFKLSKATGDAGMVAGQYADMEAESGGFDDSIVDFIHENKTAALLGYCSELGAILGYGEDIDKANMKEYGRKLGLAFQIVDDVLDVTGTTEQLGKDAGSDLEKGKATYVTIYGVDKSKQIAREMIDEAISIVKPYGKASRPCEEIAKYVLERTH from the coding sequence ATGAGTGAAGATTTTAACCTTAAAGGATACATAAACTTCTGGGCGGACAAGGTGGGAGAGTTCCTGCAGGAATACGTTCAGACTAAAGAGATATTCGCCAGCGGACTTGTTAAGTCTATGAAATACAGCCTCTTTGCAGGGGGCAAGCGCATGCGACCCGCCATTATATATTCCAGCTACGGTATATTCGACAGCTATTTCGACAAGATAACGCCCTACGCAGCGGCGGTGGAGATGCTCCATACCTACTCCCTTGTCCACGATGATCTACCCGCTATGGATGATGACGATTTCAGGCGTGGTAAGCCCACAAACCACAAGGTCTTCGGCGAAGCAACGGCTATTTTGGCCGGCGATGCACTGCTCACCAAGGCGTTTGAAACCATGCTCGATAAGGAGCTCAACCCCGAGGTTGAGGACAAGCTTATGGTTGAAGCTGCCTTCAAGCTTTCAAAAGCCACAGGCGATGCCGGAATGGTTGCCGGACAGTATGCGGATATGGAAGCGGAAAGCGGTGGATTTGATGACAGCATTGTGGATTTTATCCATGAGAATAAAACAGCGGCACTCCTCGGCTACTGCTCCGAACTGGGGGCCATCCTCGGTTACGGTGAGGATATCGATAAGGCAAACATGAAGGAGTACGGCCGCAAACTTGGGCTTGCCTTCCAGATTGTGGACGATGTACTGGATGTGACAGGAACCACAGAACAGCTTGGAAAGGACGCAGGGAGCGACCTTGAAAAGGGGAAGGCCACCTATGTTACGATTTACGGGGTGGATAAGTCCAAGCAGATCGCCCGTGAGATGATAGATGAGGCGATCTCTATAGTTAAACCCTACGGCAAAGCCTCCCGCCCCTGCGAGGAGATTGCCAAATATGTTTTGGAGAGAACCCATTAG
- the rlmN gene encoding 23S rRNA (adenine(2503)-C(2))-methyltransferase RlmN — MSNTPETAVNHLVKIDSYSIEPLRDLFVNMGYKRFRADQVYEWIHGKGVKDFDEMTNVSVKAREELKNVFEFTPMETIKVQRSEMDGSIKVLIRLEDGNLVESVVLADYERNTGCISTQVGCRMGCTFCSTAKMGFERNLSVAEIVGQVAELNRILAEEDRRLTNLVFMGMGEPLDNSDNLLDSIRILMDRKTFAFSHKRITVSTCGLTDKMMRLFELETPVNLAVSINAATQEKREQIMPVTKKYPLKDLIKGIKRLPSVKRKMIMAEYVLMKGFNDTPEDAKALAAILKGIRVKVNLIPYNSGMGGGYEPPSENETLKFQDYLIQEKIGTFIRKSLGSDIDGACGQLYANTRKEEENG; from the coding sequence TGTCAAGATTGACTCCTACAGCATCGAACCACTTCGTGATCTCTTTGTGAATATGGGCTATAAGCGCTTCCGTGCGGATCAGGTGTATGAATGGATCCACGGTAAGGGCGTTAAGGACTTTGATGAGATGACAAATGTCTCGGTCAAGGCCCGGGAAGAGCTCAAAAACGTCTTCGAGTTCACCCCCATGGAGACGATCAAGGTTCAGCGTTCCGAGATGGACGGCTCCATCAAGGTCCTCATAAGGCTGGAGGACGGAAACCTTGTTGAATCGGTTGTTCTGGCGGATTATGAGCGCAACACTGGGTGCATCTCCACCCAGGTGGGTTGCCGTATGGGCTGTACCTTTTGTAGTACGGCAAAGATGGGCTTTGAGCGCAACCTCTCCGTTGCCGAGATAGTCGGGCAGGTGGCCGAGCTAAACCGTATCCTCGCCGAAGAGGACCGCAGGCTCACAAACCTTGTCTTCATGGGTATGGGGGAGCCGCTGGACAATTCGGACAACCTCCTCGATTCCATCCGCATACTTATGGACAGGAAGACCTTTGCGTTCAGCCACAAGCGTATAACCGTATCCACATGCGGACTCACCGACAAGATGATGCGCCTCTTCGAGCTTGAGACACCGGTTAACCTGGCTGTTTCTATCAATGCCGCCACCCAGGAGAAGCGTGAGCAGATAATGCCCGTAACGAAGAAGTATCCCCTGAAGGATCTCATCAAAGGTATTAAGCGTCTTCCCTCCGTAAAGCGGAAGATGATAATGGCGGAGTATGTCCTGATGAAGGGATTTAACGATACCCCCGAGGATGCAAAGGCTCTGGCGGCTATTTTAAAGGGTATCCGTGTTAAGGTTAACCTTATACCTTACAACAGCGGAATGGGGGGCGGGTACGAGCCTCCGTCGGAAAATGAGACTTTAAAATTTCAGGATTATCTGATACAAGAGAAGATCGGTACATTTATCCGTAAAAGCCTTGGAAGCGACATTGACGGGGCCTGCGGACAGCTCTATGCAAATACCAGAAAAGAGGAAGAGAATGGCTGA
- the xseB gene encoding exodeoxyribonuclease VII small subunit, giving the protein MKESGAFEKKLVRLEEIVEKLENEDLDIETTLELFQEGMKLGKESRKMLDEIELKVNKVLGTDEDGNVETEPAE; this is encoded by the coding sequence ATGAAAGAAAGCGGTGCATTTGAGAAGAAGCTGGTCAGGCTTGAGGAGATTGTCGAGAAGCTTGAGAATGAAGACCTTGACATAGAGACCACCCTCGAACTTTTTCAGGAGGGTATGAAGCTTGGCAAAGAATCAAGGAAGATGCTCGATGAGATTGAACTCAAGGTGAACAAGGTTCTCGGAACCGACGAGGACGGAAACGTGGAAACGGAGCCGGCTGAATGA
- a CDS encoding peroxiredoxin — MAELKEGDQIPGFELEGDDGKVYTPEDFKGDRLIIYFYPKDNTPGCTVEAKDFTALTEDFGRLGYKVVGVSPDKTATHCRFKEKHELGVLLLSDPEKEAAEAFGAYGEKKNYGKTYMGIIRSTFAFDEGGKLIKSYKNVRATGHAQRVLDDLS; from the coding sequence ATGGCTGAGCTAAAGGAAGGGGATCAGATCCCCGGTTTTGAGCTTGAGGGGGATGACGGCAAGGTGTATACGCCGGAGGACTTCAAGGGTGACAGGCTTATAATCTACTTCTATCCCAAAGATAACACACCCGGATGCACCGTGGAGGCAAAGGACTTCACAGCATTGACCGAGGATTTTGGAAGGCTGGGCTATAAAGTTGTAGGGGTTAGTCCTGATAAAACAGCCACCCACTGCCGTTTCAAGGAGAAGCATGAGCTTGGTGTACTCCTCCTCTCCGACCCTGAAAAGGAGGCTGCAGAGGCGTTTGGTGCATACGGCGAAAAGAAGAACTACGGGAAAACATACATGGGCATAATCCGTTCGACCTTCGCCTTTGACGAGGGTGGAAAACTGATTAAGTCCTATAAAAATGTACGTGCCACAGGGCACGCGCAGAGGGTTTTAGACGATTTATCATGA